A window of Primulina tabacum isolate GXHZ01 chromosome 4, ASM2559414v2, whole genome shotgun sequence contains these coding sequences:
- the LOC142541905 gene encoding uncharacterized protein LOC142541905, translating to MRLNPKEFGGTIDPFLAEGWIRSLELHFEYLQMKDGDRARCAIYMLRYDASRWWEGAAHAVDLATLNWARFKDLFYGKYFPADFSGRLTRAFMSLCHGDSSVAEFILKFDRGCHFVPMIARDANQKLRHFLDGFRSTLRRDVMLMRPAGYDEAVACRFLGGAGSAGYRL from the coding sequence ATGCGActtaacccgaaggagttcgggggcaCTATTGATCCATTCttagcagagggatggattcgaTCTCTGGAGCTGCACTTTGAGTATCTACAGATGAAAGATGGCGACCGGGCCAGGTGTGCCATCTATATGTTGAGATACGATGCGTCCCgttggtgggagggagccgctCATGCTGTGGACTTGGCTACCCTTAATTGGGCCAGGTTCAAGGATTTGTTCTATGGAAAATACTTTCCAGCTGACTTCAGTGGCCGCCTGACGAGAGCGTTTATGAGTCTCTGTCATGGGGACTCATCTGTGGCAGAGTTTATCCTcaagtttgataggggctgccattttgtgcccatgatagcgAGAGATGCCAATCAGAAGCTGCGGCACTTTTTGGATGGATTTAGATCCACCCTCCGTCGGGATGTCATGCTGATGAGGCCGGCAGGTTACGATGAGGCCGTCGCCTGTCGCTTTTTAGGCGGAGCAGGCTCTGCGGGATATAgactttga